One genomic region from Diabrotica undecimpunctata isolate CICGRU chromosome 9, icDiaUnde3, whole genome shotgun sequence encodes:
- the LOC140450267 gene encoding uncharacterized protein — MEVKAEIKNEFVEDDSRYIKSQLSTSLNLEDLKNEPEVMAVKAEIKEEFVEGDLKCIKSQFSTSLNLGDLKNEPDEYNSGFLDEKHTSETMKTMSIHSCNEEQHMSRLVEEKTFKCEIFFKQLSQKNSLKKHFRLHTGETPYKCRICSKQFSQKSRLKTHLRVHTGETPYKCGICSKQFSQKSSLKTHLRVHTGETPYKCGICSKQFSQKSSLKTHLRLHTGETPYKCGICSKQFTQKSSLEKHLRLHTRGTPYKCEICSK; from the exons ATGGAAGTAAAAGCTGAAATTAAGAATGAGTTTGTTGAAGATGACTCAAGATATATAAAAAGTCAGCTCTCCACATCTCTTAATCTGGAAGACTTAAAAAATGAACCAGAAG TTATGGCAGTAAAAGCTGAAATTAAGGAAGAATTTGTTGAAGgtgatttaaaatgtataaagagTCAGTTTTCTACATCTCTTAATCTGGGAGACTTGAAGAATGAACCAGATGAGTATAATTCAG ggTTTCTCGACGAAAAGCACACATCAGAAACTATGAAAACAATGTCAATACATTCATGTAATGAGGAACAACATATGAGTCGACTTGTTgaagaaaaaacatttaaatgtgaaatttttttCAAGCAACTTTCTCAGAAAAATAGTTTGAAAAAACATtttagattgcacactggagaaactCCTTACAAGTGTAGAATTTGTTCCAAGCAGTTTTCTCAGAAAAGTAgattgaaaacacatttgagagtgcacactggagaaactCCTTACAAGTGTGGAATTTGTTCCAAGCAGTTTTCTCAGAAAAGtagtttgaaaacacatttgagagtgcacactggagaaactCCTTACAAGTGTGGAATTTGTTCCAAGCAGTTTTCTCAGAAAAGTAgtttaaaaacacatttgagattgcacactggagaaactCCTTACAAGTGTGGAATTTGTTCCAAGCAGTTTACTCAGAAAAGTAGTTTGGAAaaacatttgagattgcacacaaGAGGAActccttacaagtgtgaaatttgttccaagtag